The following coding sequences are from one Leptolyngbya sp. 'hensonii' window:
- a CDS encoding arylsulfatase — translation MMRKIRRLWLVLTFSVALILSAALTQPTLGIALLPSQQPTQSASGFYNPVVNHSSPQNQPAFRVAEATQNTSPTQNAETAAIKTKAQQPPNFVLILVDDSGLMDFSAFGGEARTPNLDQLAQNGVWFNNFHTSPVCAPSRAMLITGSDSHLTGVANLPEMLPEGYADRPGYAGELNESVKTVATRLKAAGYSTYATGKWHLGHSETNLPNAKGFDHSFILGGSGANNYNTKGYVPMKPEAHWYRDGKETDLPQDFYSSKDYIKSTIAFHESQSDPKAPFFSYIAFQAIHAPIQAPDRFVEPYRDVYKAGWDVLRQKRYEKAKALGIIPADAAMSAIFPQFRKWEEISPKLQAEYVTDMAVTAGMLEAMDFYIGEYIQYLKDSGRFDNTIFIVTSDNGPDGGDYRPTIAKVWQKTMGYHKDPDRVGDAGYYGDIGPEFAAALSSPFSFFKYYTGEGGVRTPLIVSGPNIPQGRTSNVFSFITDVVPTMLDLAGLPTPSSNEEVPITGKSLLRHIQNPAVPVYAKDEGVGLEAANSAAYFLGDYKIVKNNIPLGDQTWHLYNLKTDPGETRDLAQQEPERFQAMIAAYDAYAKNVGVIEMPEGYSAEGEVNRKSVTYIVKHSAPFVLIPLVLLLLLGVLWRRYRRVKA, via the coding sequence ATGATGCGAAAAATCAGAAGATTATGGCTGGTGCTGACGTTTTCTGTCGCCTTGATTCTGAGTGCAGCACTGACACAACCAACCCTAGGCATCGCACTGCTCCCAAGTCAGCAACCCACTCAGTCCGCATCCGGTTTTTACAACCCTGTGGTGAACCACAGTAGCCCGCAAAACCAGCCTGCTTTTCGAGTCGCCGAGGCAACCCAGAACACGTCACCAACCCAGAACGCAGAGACGGCAGCCATAAAAACTAAGGCACAGCAGCCCCCCAACTTTGTTCTGATTCTCGTCGATGACTCAGGTTTGATGGACTTTAGCGCGTTTGGCGGCGAGGCCCGCACGCCAAACCTGGACCAACTGGCCCAAAATGGCGTGTGGTTCAATAATTTTCATACCTCTCCGGTCTGTGCGCCATCGCGGGCGATGCTGATCACCGGCAGCGACAGTCATTTGACCGGCGTGGCCAATTTGCCAGAAATGCTACCAGAGGGCTACGCAGATCGTCCAGGCTATGCCGGTGAGCTGAATGAGAGCGTAAAAACCGTCGCCACCCGGCTCAAAGCCGCAGGTTACAGCACCTACGCCACGGGCAAATGGCATCTAGGACACAGCGAGACGAATTTGCCGAACGCCAAGGGCTTTGATCACTCGTTCATTCTCGGAGGGTCCGGAGCTAATAACTACAACACCAAGGGCTATGTGCCAATGAAGCCCGAAGCCCATTGGTATCGCGACGGCAAGGAAACGGATTTGCCCCAGGATTTTTACTCGTCTAAGGACTACATTAAAAGTACGATCGCCTTTCATGAAAGCCAGAGCGACCCCAAAGCCCCGTTTTTCAGCTACATCGCCTTTCAAGCCATTCATGCACCGATTCAGGCACCCGATCGCTTTGTCGAACCCTACCGAGACGTTTACAAAGCGGGTTGGGATGTCCTGAGACAGAAACGCTATGAAAAAGCGAAAGCACTCGGCATTATCCCGGCGGATGCAGCCATGAGTGCAATCTTTCCCCAGTTCAGAAAATGGGAGGAGATCAGTCCTAAGCTTCAGGCTGAATACGTCACCGATATGGCAGTGACGGCGGGCATGTTGGAGGCTATGGATTTTTACATTGGCGAGTATATTCAATACCTCAAAGACAGCGGGCGCTTTGACAACACCATCTTTATTGTTACGTCTGACAATGGTCCCGACGGAGGCGACTACAGACCAACCATAGCCAAGGTCTGGCAAAAGACGATGGGTTACCACAAAGACCCCGATCGCGTCGGCGATGCTGGCTACTATGGGGACATTGGCCCTGAATTCGCCGCAGCGCTGTCTTCGCCTTTTTCATTTTTCAAGTACTACACCGGCGAAGGGGGCGTTCGCACGCCCCTGATTGTGTCGGGGCCTAACATTCCTCAGGGGCGTACCAGCAATGTCTTTTCCTTTATCACAGATGTGGTGCCTACCATGCTTGACCTGGCCGGACTGCCGACCCCAAGCAGCAATGAAGAGGTACCCATCACCGGCAAGAGCCTGCTGCGGCATATCCAAAACCCAGCAGTGCCGGTCTACGCTAAAGACGAAGGGGTGGGATTGGAAGCGGCTAATTCCGCAGCTTATTTTCTCGGCGATTACAAAATCGTGAAGAACAATATTCCCCTCGGAGACCAAACCTGGCACCTTTACAATCTGAAAACCGACCCAGGTGAGACCCGAGACCTGGCTCAACAAGAGCCGGAACGATTTCAGGCCATGATAGCCGCCTACGACGCTTACGCCAAAAACGTCGGCGTGATTGAAATGCCAGAAGGTTATTCAGCCGAGGGCGAAGTGAACCGCAAGTCGGTGACCTATATTGTCAAACACTCCGCACCCTTTGTTCTGATTCCGTTGGTCTTGCTGCTGCTGCTGGGCGTTCTCTGGCGTCGGTACCGTCGGGTGAAAGCATGA
- a CDS encoding sensor histidine kinase has product MRLRHLSRSFPLPLLLWLEWLLLGVVLAAMPLSCLSYPFSPLWNELGVILFAALGWASPTSKWQKCFYTATEFGLILLLALVGQIPLFQLLFIILVVRNCVLLEGRDRTLITVLTFVFCAFCLLNRRVYPFRIEPNQLGVFWFGSLLIFGLLILFLQLLVDAVITERRSRDALSEANMRLQQYTLKVEELATIQERNRIARDIHDSLGHSLTAFNFHLEAAIRLLKTKPIEAEALLLELKQLGAQTLAEVSQSVATLRTDPLGRKPLTEAIATLVDHFYRLTGVLPALDIHLAQPLPQAYNLAIFRIVQESLTNCCKYASATAVTVLVQHCNQQIQITIADNGKGFELQKNTTGFGLQGMRERVQALAGQIKIISAHEQGCRVEVCLPIKQ; this is encoded by the coding sequence ATGAGATTGCGTCACCTATCCCGCTCCTTCCCGCTTCCCTTACTCCTGTGGCTGGAATGGCTCTTGTTGGGCGTTGTTCTGGCAGCGATGCCCCTGTCTTGTCTTTCCTACCCCTTCTCTCCCCTCTGGAATGAACTGGGAGTGATTTTATTTGCCGCACTCGGATGGGCATCACCCACTTCTAAGTGGCAGAAATGCTTCTATACCGCCACCGAATTTGGCTTGATTTTGTTGCTGGCACTGGTGGGACAGATTCCCCTATTTCAATTGCTATTCATTATTCTGGTGGTTCGCAATTGTGTCTTGTTAGAAGGGCGCGATCGCACCCTGATTACTGTCCTGACCTTTGTTTTCTGTGCCTTTTGTCTGTTGAATCGACGAGTCTATCCCTTTCGCATTGAACCGAATCAGTTGGGAGTGTTCTGGTTTGGTTCCCTGCTCATTTTTGGATTACTCATTCTGTTTTTGCAGTTGTTAGTAGACGCAGTCATAACGGAACGCAGAAGCCGTGATGCGCTGTCAGAAGCAAATATGCGTTTACAACAATACACCTTGAAAGTAGAAGAGTTGGCAACTATACAGGAACGCAACCGAATTGCCCGTGACATTCATGACTCCCTGGGTCATTCCCTCACAGCCTTTAACTTTCACCTGGAAGCTGCAATTCGTCTGCTGAAAACTAAACCCATTGAAGCCGAAGCCCTGCTGCTGGAACTGAAACAACTGGGCGCACAGACCCTAGCCGAGGTCAGCCAATCCGTTGCTACTCTACGGACCGACCCGCTAGGGAGAAAGCCTCTGACGGAGGCGATCGCAACCCTGGTCGATCATTTCTACCGCTTAACTGGCGTTTTACCGGCTTTGGATATTCACCTGGCTCAACCCTTACCCCAGGCATACAACCTTGCCATTTTTCGGATTGTGCAAGAAAGCCTGACCAACTGTTGCAAATACGCCAGTGCCACTGCCGTAACTGTACTTGTGCAACACTGTAACCAACAGATTCAAATCACCATCGCGGATAATGGTAAAGGCTTTGAGCTGCAAAAAAACACAACTGGTTTCGGGTTGCAAGGAATGCGGGAACGCGTACAAGCTCTGGCAGGGCAGATTAAAATCATCTCAGCACATGAACAGGGATGCCGAGTTGAGGTCTGTCTGCCAATCAAACAGTAG
- a CDS encoding helix-turn-helix domain-containing protein has protein sequence MALYWLSLVPAPLRIKLSDEEDRTLAELRLATTVPQRTRDRAHMLRLNAQGWTAPAIAEVFECHEHTVRA, from the coding sequence TTGGCCCTCTACTGGTTGTCTCTAGTGCCTGCCCCCTTACGAATCAAACTGAGTGACGAGGAAGACCGCACCCTGGCTGAACTGAGATTAGCCACGACCGTGCCGCAACGAACCCGAGACCGTGCCCATATGCTGCGGCTGAATGCGCAAGGATGGACCGCCCCGGCAATCGCCGAGGTCTTTGAGTGCCATGAACATACGGTGCGAGCC
- a CDS encoding type 1 glutamine amidotransferase domain-containing protein → MHRLLLTIIGTISAGLILTAILIAILLPKILKAMGLHPEYDAGQKYDLQGKKALVVTTSHGVLSKPGETTGKPTGVFGSEMTVPYYEFLDAGMQVDVASIKGGEIPIDPQSFYYFLITDEDKRFLKDSAFQNKVKNSLSIDEVDFTDYDLIFFVGGWGPSYDFAQSERLAEQVSAAYYAGTPIMGSVCHGALAFVSAKDAAGKSLIAGRKMTGVTQGQLDFFGIKFTPKHPEAELKKAEADFRANHHPVADVFATVTIVDHEQRFVTGQNQNSGHETAQKMMELLSQRSAK, encoded by the coding sequence ATGCATAGATTACTACTCACAATTATTGGCACCATTTCAGCCGGACTGATCCTCACTGCCATACTCATTGCCATTCTGTTACCAAAGATTCTGAAAGCCATGGGCTTACATCCCGAATATGACGCAGGACAAAAATACGACTTGCAGGGTAAAAAAGCGCTGGTGGTCACTACCAGCCACGGTGTACTCAGTAAACCAGGTGAAACAACGGGTAAACCCACCGGGGTCTTTGGCTCCGAAATGACCGTACCTTACTATGAATTTCTTGACGCCGGTATGCAGGTGGATGTGGCCAGCATCAAAGGCGGCGAAATTCCCATCGACCCCCAATCGTTTTACTACTTCCTGATTACAGACGAAGACAAACGCTTCTTAAAGGATTCGGCCTTTCAGAACAAGGTCAAAAACTCGCTCAGCATCGACGAAGTTGACTTCACAGACTATGACCTGATTTTCTTCGTGGGAGGGTGGGGTCCATCCTACGATTTTGCCCAGTCGGAACGGCTGGCGGAACAGGTGAGCGCGGCCTACTACGCTGGGACTCCGATTATGGGTTCGGTCTGTCATGGCGCTCTGGCCTTTGTCAGCGCGAAGGATGCCGCCGGCAAGTCGCTGATTGCGGGACGCAAGATGACGGGCGTGACCCAGGGACAGCTCGATTTCTTTGGCATAAAATTCACGCCCAAGCACCCAGAAGCCGAACTCAAAAAGGCCGAGGCGGATTTTCGCGCCAATCACCATCCGGTGGCCGACGTTTTTGCAACCGTGACGATCGTGGATCATGAACAGCGCTTTGTCACTGGCCAGAACCAGAATTCCGGGCATGAAACCGCACAAAAGATGATGGAATTGCTATCGCAAAGGAGCGCCAAATGA
- a CDS encoding Coq4 family protein produces the protein MLTVDTASAGIQMARQAKSLFPIKWEENLDRPLNELRSELNIQPVTTGLWSWYTRPLLQEAISASQALGSALMFRQENFDGSKTRKI, from the coding sequence GTGCTTACCGTTGACACTGCTTCTGCTGGAATTCAGATGGCTCGACAAGCAAAGTCCTTATTTCCTATTAAGTGGGAAGAAAATCTGGATCGCCCCTTAAACGAGTTACGCAGCGAGCTTAACATTCAGCCCGTTACTACTGGCTTATGGAGTTGGTACACTCGCCCACTTTTGCAAGAGGCTATTAGTGCGTCACAGGCATTAGGTAGTGCGCTAATGTTCCGTCAGGAAAATTTTGACGGGTCGAAGACCCGCAAAATTTAA
- a CDS encoding Spy/CpxP family protein refolding chaperone — protein MMFSIPIVVAPMVTTVAQAGPTSLTQLFPALEGIQLTPEQQAQLAALNNQTLAQIKSVLTPEQQSQFNAALSQGKGMQNALSSINLSMRQKRQLRGQLQNTHSQLNQILTPEQQQQLSKKVQTLQNQNR, from the coding sequence ATGATGTTTAGTATTCCGATTGTAGTTGCACCCATGGTGACAACCGTTGCCCAGGCGGGACCCACTTCTCTGACTCAGTTATTTCCTGCCCTAGAGGGAATCCAACTTACCCCAGAACAGCAGGCACAACTGGCAGCGTTGAATAACCAGACATTGGCTCAAATCAAAAGCGTGCTCACCCCTGAGCAACAAAGCCAATTTAATGCAGCTCTGAGCCAGGGCAAAGGCATGCAAAATGCCCTTTCGTCTATCAATTTATCGATGCGTCAGAAAAGGCAATTGCGCGGTCAGTTGCAAAATACCCACTCCCAACTCAACCAAATATTGACTCCAGAGCAACAACAACAACTGTCTAAAAAAGTACAGACTCTACAAAATCAAAACCGCTAA
- a CDS encoding response regulator transcription factor, with translation MIRLLLVDDQSLVRRGLKALLETDAEFAVVGEGSNGQEAVELVEQLQPDLVLMDVQMPIVDGVAGTREICQRFPKTRVLVLTTFPNQEYVTQALQVGAAGYLLKNTPFEELTQAIHLALKGYTQIGPGLSGAVFQQPMTQNSADRTTDYSVDWQQLTPREQDIVNWIVQGASNLEIAQALYISEKTVKNNVTNILNRLNLRDRTQLAIAALQAEGLKNRHW, from the coding sequence ATGATTCGTTTATTGCTAGTGGATGATCAAAGTCTGGTTCGGCGTGGGTTGAAAGCGTTGCTCGAAACCGATGCAGAGTTTGCCGTGGTGGGAGAAGGGAGCAACGGACAAGAGGCGGTGGAACTGGTAGAACAGTTGCAACCCGATCTGGTGTTGATGGATGTACAAATGCCCATTGTGGATGGAGTTGCCGGAACTCGTGAAATCTGTCAACGGTTCCCTAAAACTCGGGTTCTGGTGCTAACGACCTTTCCTAACCAGGAATACGTGACCCAAGCACTTCAGGTGGGAGCAGCGGGCTATCTGCTAAAAAATACCCCCTTTGAGGAATTGACTCAGGCAATTCACCTGGCGCTGAAGGGTTATACTCAGATTGGTCCAGGGCTTTCTGGTGCAGTTTTTCAGCAACCGATGACACAAAACTCAGCCGATCGCACGACGGATTACAGTGTGGATTGGCAGCAGTTAACCCCACGCGAGCAAGACATTGTGAATTGGATTGTGCAGGGCGCAAGTAATCTGGAAATCGCCCAGGCTCTCTATATTTCTGAGAAAACGGTCAAAAACAATGTGACTAATATTCTGAATCGGCTAAATTTACGCGATCGCACTCAACTGGCAATTGCTGCGTTACAGGCAGAAGGCTTAAAGAACAGGCACTGGTAA
- a CDS encoding AraC family transcriptional regulator — MNYLCFVFRTLGKDGYEVETLLAGTGLTAEQIEDPNFRCDFWSHLRFYKNAIALTNDPHLGPKLAQRFETNYIGLPAYAAMNAACLGDALEVLNRFLFLTFPSIEFTFPDEEVDPQTGEVAIRLRPKLEFGDITYLVFSSGLVVCDGICRQTLRATQAASRAELALTEPEGWVDAASLLNFPVRFDSLEHRLFFPADLLHQPLPGADPINHKWLLGLCEQFAAEASFETTVDIQVVTFLKARHNLDISMSEVAAALGYSERSLRRQLERSGVSFRKLVDQVREIRARWMLTNTPKTVEAIAYELGFETSSNFARSFKRWTGVTPREFRDGQRAYRNSGQK; from the coding sequence ATGAATTATCTTTGTTTTGTTTTCCGTACACTCGGCAAAGACGGATACGAGGTCGAGACACTTTTGGCAGGAACCGGCCTGACTGCGGAACAAATCGAAGATCCGAATTTTCGTTGTGACTTCTGGTCTCATCTCCGTTTCTACAAAAATGCGATCGCACTGACGAACGACCCGCATCTCGGGCCAAAGTTGGCGCAACGGTTTGAGACAAATTACATCGGACTGCCGGCCTACGCAGCGATGAACGCAGCATGTCTAGGTGATGCGTTAGAGGTCTTGAACCGTTTCCTCTTTCTAACCTTCCCGTCGATCGAATTTACTTTCCCTGACGAAGAAGTAGACCCACAAACTGGCGAAGTGGCGATCCGCTTGCGCCCAAAGCTTGAATTCGGCGATATTACCTATTTAGTCTTCTCCAGCGGCTTGGTTGTTTGTGACGGTATTTGCAGGCAGACTTTGCGCGCAACGCAGGCGGCGTCGCGGGCTGAATTGGCATTAACTGAACCCGAGGGCTGGGTGGATGCCGCGTCGCTCCTCAACTTCCCCGTCCGCTTCGATTCTCTTGAACATCGGCTGTTTTTTCCAGCTGATCTTTTGCACCAACCACTGCCCGGTGCGGATCCGATCAATCACAAATGGCTCCTCGGACTTTGCGAACAATTTGCCGCTGAAGCATCGTTCGAAACGACGGTAGACATTCAGGTCGTCACTTTTTTGAAGGCACGGCACAATCTCGACATCTCTATGTCGGAGGTGGCCGCAGCCCTTGGGTACTCAGAACGTTCGCTGCGCCGTCAATTAGAGAGATCCGGTGTGTCTTTTCGAAAATTGGTGGACCAGGTTCGCGAAATCCGTGCGCGCTGGATGCTCACCAATACGCCCAAGACGGTAGAAGCCATTGCCTACGAACTCGGTTTTGAAACGTCCTCTAATTTCGCGCGTAGCTTCAAACGCTGGACCGGGGTCACACCCAGGGAGTTTCGGGATGGACAAAGAGCGTACCGAAATTCTGGTCAGAAATGA